The proteins below come from a single Stigmatopora argus isolate UIUO_Sarg chromosome 11, RoL_Sarg_1.0, whole genome shotgun sequence genomic window:
- the LOC144085023 gene encoding FERM domain-containing protein 6 isoform X2: MTSLVKHQRNICVLLPNKHQLDLTVGFKATVQDVFNRVAELLGIKEMHLFGLTVVRDNEHIFLDVEEKLSKYLPKEWKQESGKGLDRRAFPLVLCLKVQYYVENGRLISERKARHLYYSDLRERVLRSECRQQEEVYFQLAGYAMQADLGDHQLPEKGEECASYFEPKEYFPPWIIAKRGLSYLLCHGPKVHQDLLGTSARDAILLFIRESCRLEDVPVTFYRLQKDKKEERGTAVLGLTLRGMQVYQEANNIRELLYDFPWCIVGRLTFLGKKFEIQPDGLPSARKLVYYTGSSFRSRHLLLHLSRSHRIYLSLQPALKHLRQLEESDEKKSYRESYISDDLDLEPPGSESSPEIISMEEESERTADMCSCSAASQISSCTSGIGSGRKAHSKDEDWQKELKADFRQEYLLDYPEEMFQLADILNGMSVDCALSSVNESSEDKGCLPENSEQLLNEDDRNIQVLETKSQPCVDRHSQSLDNISLFPPQTPLGTTTLPADSSHSYTFGLSDTSADMKTPMGTNHFPFLHYQAKPSFYGQRSTNCLSLDLLADEQFLEFIL; this comes from the exons acAATGAGCACATATTTTTAGACGTGGAGGAAAAGTTGAGCAAGTATTTACCCAAAGAATGGAAGCAAGAATCTGGAAAG GGTTTGGATAGGAGAGCTTTTCCTCTAGTTCTCTGCTTAAAAGTGCAGTACTACGTGGAGAATGGCAGACTCATAAG TGAACGCAAGGCACGCCATCTTTACTACTCTGACCTGCGCGAGCGGGTGTTGCGCTCCGAATGCCGTCAACAGGAGGAGGTGTACTTTCAGTTAGCGGGTTACGCCATGCAGGCGGACCTCGGGGACCACCAGCTGCCCGAAAAGGGGGAAGAGTGTGCCTCCTACTTTGAACCTAAGGAGTACTTTCCTCCATGG ATAATAGCCAAACGGGGATTGAGCTATCTCCTCTGCCATGGTCCCAAAGTGCACCAGGATCTGTTGGGCACGTCGGCACGTGATGCCATCCTCCTCTTCATCAGGGAGTCTTGTCGTCTGGAGGATGTACCGGTCACTTTTTACCGACTGCAAAAG GACAAGAAGGAAGAGAGAGGAACGGCGGTACTCGGCCTGACCTTGAGAGGAATGCAGGTTTATCAG GAGGCCAACAACATCAGAGAGCTGCTTTATGACTTCCCCTGGTGCATTGTAGGACGACTCACATTCCTG gGAAAGAAATTTGAGATCCAACCGGATGGCTTGCCGTCAGCTAGGAAACTCGTTTATTACACAGGGTCATCGTTCCGCTCTCGACACCTGCTCTTGCATCTGAGCCGCAGCCATCGAATTTACCTCAGCCTCCAGCCGGCTCTCAAGCACCTTCGCCAGTTGGAGGAGAGCGATG agaaaaaaagttacAGGGAGTCCTACATTAGTGATGATCTGGACTTGGAGCCACCAGGCAGCGAGAGCAGCCCGG AGATTATCTCCATGGAGGAGGAATCTGAACGGACAGCGGATATGTGTTCTTGCTCAGCAGCCAGCCAAATCAGTTCCTGTACTTCCGGCATCGGCAGTGGCAGGAAAGCTCACTCAAAGGACGAGGATTGGCAAAAAG AACTGAAGGCTGATTTTAGACAGGAATATCTTTTGGATTATCCAGAGGAGATGTTCCAACTGGCTGATATTCTCAATGGTATGTCGGTGGATTGCGCACTATCCTCTGTGAACGAATCATCAG agGACAAAGGATGCCTCCCAGAAAACAGTGAACAGCTCTTAAATGAAGATGACAGGAATATACAA gtgTTGGAAACTAAATCGCAACCTTGTGTGGACCGGCACAGCCAAAGTCTTGACAATATAAGTTTGTTTCCACCTCAGACGCCACTAGGAACCACCACACTGCCAGCCGATTCTTCACACAGTTACACTTTCGGCCTCTCGGACACCTCAGCGGACATGAAGACGCCCATGGGTACcaatcattttccttttttgcacTACCAAGCCAAACCTTCCTTCTACGGTCAAAGGTCTACCAATTGTTTGTCACTAGACCTGCTAGCAGACGAACAGTTCCTCGAGTTCATTCTGTGA
- the LOC144085023 gene encoding FERM domain-containing protein 6 isoform X1, whose protein sequence is MTSLVKHQRNICVLLPNKHQLDLTVGFKATVQDVFNRVAELLGIKEMHLFGLTVVRDNEHIFLDVEEKLSKYLPKEWKQESGKGLDRRAFPLVLCLKVQYYVENGRLISERKARHLYYSDLRERVLRSECRQQEEVYFQLAGYAMQADLGDHQLPEKGEECASYFEPKEYFPPWIIAKRGLSYLLCHGPKVHQDLLGTSARDAILLFIRESCRLEDVPVTFYRLQKDKKEERGTAVLGLTLRGMQVYQEANNIRELLYDFPWCIVGRLTFLGKKFEIQPDGLPSARKLVYYTGSSFRSRHLLLHLSRSHRIYLSLQPALKHLRQLEESDEKKSYRESYISDDLDLEPPGSESSPGLSRLSTSSSGIEADKRQHGISTEIISMEEESERTADMCSCSAASQISSCTSGIGSGRKAHSKDEDWQKELKADFRQEYLLDYPEEMFQLADILNGMSVDCALSSVNESSEDKGCLPENSEQLLNEDDRNIQVLETKSQPCVDRHSQSLDNISLFPPQTPLGTTTLPADSSHSYTFGLSDTSADMKTPMGTNHFPFLHYQAKPSFYGQRSTNCLSLDLLADEQFLEFIL, encoded by the exons acAATGAGCACATATTTTTAGACGTGGAGGAAAAGTTGAGCAAGTATTTACCCAAAGAATGGAAGCAAGAATCTGGAAAG GGTTTGGATAGGAGAGCTTTTCCTCTAGTTCTCTGCTTAAAAGTGCAGTACTACGTGGAGAATGGCAGACTCATAAG TGAACGCAAGGCACGCCATCTTTACTACTCTGACCTGCGCGAGCGGGTGTTGCGCTCCGAATGCCGTCAACAGGAGGAGGTGTACTTTCAGTTAGCGGGTTACGCCATGCAGGCGGACCTCGGGGACCACCAGCTGCCCGAAAAGGGGGAAGAGTGTGCCTCCTACTTTGAACCTAAGGAGTACTTTCCTCCATGG ATAATAGCCAAACGGGGATTGAGCTATCTCCTCTGCCATGGTCCCAAAGTGCACCAGGATCTGTTGGGCACGTCGGCACGTGATGCCATCCTCCTCTTCATCAGGGAGTCTTGTCGTCTGGAGGATGTACCGGTCACTTTTTACCGACTGCAAAAG GACAAGAAGGAAGAGAGAGGAACGGCGGTACTCGGCCTGACCTTGAGAGGAATGCAGGTTTATCAG GAGGCCAACAACATCAGAGAGCTGCTTTATGACTTCCCCTGGTGCATTGTAGGACGACTCACATTCCTG gGAAAGAAATTTGAGATCCAACCGGATGGCTTGCCGTCAGCTAGGAAACTCGTTTATTACACAGGGTCATCGTTCCGCTCTCGACACCTGCTCTTGCATCTGAGCCGCAGCCATCGAATTTACCTCAGCCTCCAGCCGGCTCTCAAGCACCTTCGCCAGTTGGAGGAGAGCGATG agaaaaaaagttacAGGGAGTCCTACATTAGTGATGATCTGGACTTGGAGCCACCAGGCAGCGAGAGCAGCCCGGGTTTGTCCCGACTCTCAACTAGTAGCTCGGGCATTGAAGCCGACAAGCGCCAACACGGCATCTCCACAGAGATTATCTCCATGGAGGAGGAATCTGAACGGACAGCGGATATGTGTTCTTGCTCAGCAGCCAGCCAAATCAGTTCCTGTACTTCCGGCATCGGCAGTGGCAGGAAAGCTCACTCAAAGGACGAGGATTGGCAAAAAG AACTGAAGGCTGATTTTAGACAGGAATATCTTTTGGATTATCCAGAGGAGATGTTCCAACTGGCTGATATTCTCAATGGTATGTCGGTGGATTGCGCACTATCCTCTGTGAACGAATCATCAG agGACAAAGGATGCCTCCCAGAAAACAGTGAACAGCTCTTAAATGAAGATGACAGGAATATACAA gtgTTGGAAACTAAATCGCAACCTTGTGTGGACCGGCACAGCCAAAGTCTTGACAATATAAGTTTGTTTCCACCTCAGACGCCACTAGGAACCACCACACTGCCAGCCGATTCTTCACACAGTTACACTTTCGGCCTCTCGGACACCTCAGCGGACATGAAGACGCCCATGGGTACcaatcattttccttttttgcacTACCAAGCCAAACCTTCCTTCTACGGTCAAAGGTCTACCAATTGTTTGTCACTAGACCTGCTAGCAGACGAACAGTTCCTCGAGTTCATTCTGTGA